The Methanofollis sp. genome includes the window TTTGCATACCCTGTCCCGACCGTCAGTTCGAGTTTGCCCTCCACGCTCCTGTCCTGCGGGGGCACGTACGCGATCGCGTTGAAGGCCCGCCGCACCTTTTCCACCGCGTCGGGCATCGGCGTGACGTCGGAGGCGACGATCAGGGGCTTGCCCACCGCCGTGAGGTGCTCGATGATCTCGGCCGTCCCCATCTGGCGGGAAGAATAGAGGTCCACGACATCGCCGTCGAGGTCCACAGCCCCGATGCCGGTCGTCGTCCCGGGATCGATCCCGACAATAAGGTACTTCCTCTTTCCTGTGAGAGGCCGGTACCGGATCCTGTCGAGTTTCTTCCCTGCCACCCGCACCTGCGCGTCGGCGCCCGTATAGGCCCGGATAGGGATCTCGCCCCGCGGGGCATAGACCGTGAAGTCCACCCGGGAGAACCCACCGAATGCGAGGCGTTCGCTCTTCTCGTACCGCAGCCCGGCGGCCACGAGGTGCCCCTCCACCTCGCGGGCCTTCTCCCGCACAGCCCCGTGCATCTTGCGCACGTACCTGTTCTGGCTCCACCCGCCCCGCCCTGGCGAGCGGTGGCGGGAGACGGTGATCCCGGTCGTGTTCTCGAAGGCGATCACCGCCGCACCGCCGCCGAGGTACGCGATCCGCGCCGCCGCCCCGGCCTCGGCAAAGGGGTCGGTCTTCTCGGCCACGATATTGTACCTGGCCGCCACCTTCTGGAGGGTCTCCTTCCGCTCGCCGCCGGTCACCTGCACGAGCAGGGTCTGTGTCGGGAGGGTCTGCATGAAGGCGACGAGGGCGTGCTGGTCAGGGGCGAGTTCCTGGACCGAGTCGGTGGCGAGGATATCGGGCTCCTCCGTAGCGACAAGGCGGGAGAGCCTGAACGCCGTCACCTGCGAGGTCGAGACGACCGTCCCGTCCTCGAGGACAACCAGAGCATAGACAGGTCGCTGGGTTCTGGACCGCACCGACCCCTTGATGACATCTACCCCGAAGACCTTCACCGGACCACCGATCGCACCGCCTCCTCGGTGGGATAGTCTATCCTGTACTTCCTCTTGAAAAACCTGAGCACATTCTCGATATCGCGCCGCAGGATCGTATCGGCGTTCGGGTGGTTGGTCGCGATCCACTGGGGCCAGTCGATGATCCAGACCCTGCTCTCATCGACCATCACATTGTATTCGGAGAGATCCCCATGGATAAACCCCTTCGCGTAGGCACGGCCCACATTCTCCAGAATCTCGTCGAGAATAAGCCGCGGCTCATCGAGAGTGCAGCGGTTGAGGTTCACCCCCATGATCTGCGACATCACGACGACATGGCGGGAGCGGTCGATAGGCAGCGGCACCGAGACCTCGGGAGAGAGCTTCTGGAGGGCGGTGAACTCCTGCTCGGCCGAGCATGCCGAGGCGAAGATCCAGGGACAGTGCCCCGACTCCGGCATATAGCCCCGCTCTTTCCGCACCGCCTGGAAGGACTGCTGCCCCACATGATGGATCTTCAGGACGACCGGGCCGAGGCCGAGGCCTTCGTAGACCTCTGACTCCTTACCGACGCCAATGAGACTGCCAAGGGCCGAGACCGTCCCCTTCTGCGTGAGGGTGCGGAGGGCGATGACGTCATAGCCCCCGAACATGAGGGCATAGCCGGGGTACGGGACGGCGTCATAGCGGATCAGGTTCCATTCGATGAGGCGCTGGAGGCGATATTCAAGTTCCGAGTCAGACAACTTTGTCGAAGCCTTCAGGGCGTCCAGGGGCACCCACTCGTACCGCTGCATGAGCCGCTCGAGGGATAGGAGGACGCGAAGGTCGTATTTATGAAGCGCCCTGACGCGCTCTGGAGAAACTGACATGAATACTACAGATTATATCAGGTAGCGGGATAAAAGTTGATTGGGTCAGGGCAATGAAGTGCTCAAAGTGCAGGAGGGACGCCGTCATCTTCCAGCGCTATTCAGGGCTCCGCCTCTGCCGCGACCACTTCATCGCCGACGTGGAGGCGAAGGCGAAACGGGAGATCAGGCGACAGCGCTGGTTGGCCACCGGCGACGTCATCGCCGTCCTCCTCCGCGGGGACCCGGCATCGGCCGCTCTTCTCGGTTTCCTGGTGAAGGTCTTCGGGGGGCGGCCCGACATCTCGGTCCTCGCCCTCGTCACGGACGGAGGGGACGACACTGCCAGGCAGGCCGCAGGAGACCTCGGCGTCCCCTGCCATGAGATGACAGGAGGGCGCGACCCGGAAACGGTCGCACAGAACCTTGGGGCGACGAAGATCGCCATCGGGACAGTCCTCGACGATATCGCTCTTGACGTGCTGGTGACTGTCCTCGAAGGCGGCGCCGACCGCCTGGCCGGAACCCGGGAGACCGGACAGTCTGCCATCCCACGGATCGCACCCTTCTCGGCTATCCCAGCGGAGGAGGTCGCTCTCTATGCACGCCTCACCCTGGAACACGCCGCAGAAGCGCCCGCACCTGCCGCCGGAGGCCTCAGGGACGATACACGGGCCCTTCTGGACGACTATACCGGCCGCCACCCGGCGACGAAGTTCGCCCTCAAAAATCTCAGGGACGAACTCGCCGCGATCTGCCGGGACAGCGGGGGGGTGCGATGAGGAGGCCGGGCACCCTGTGGCGGCAGGTCACGGCCATGCCGCGAGCCCGGATCATCCTGTACCTCGGTCTCCTCGCGTCCTACCTCATCGTCTTCACCCTGATCGTACGGTACGTCTTTCCCCTCTGGGAGGGGCGGGCCCTCTCGTGGGAGGAGGCCGCCCTCTTTGTCGTCGAGACGATCACCACCGTCGGCTACGGTGACCTCCTCCCCTTCCAGAGCGGGTATACGATCCTCCTCGCCATCCTGATGATCGCAAGCGGCGTCTTCCTCATCTTCATGCTCATCCCTCTCCTCCTCGCGCCGGCGATCTCCGAGCACCTCAGGGCCGACCCGCCCGGCGTCCTCCCTTCGCCGCTGAAGAGTCACGTGATCATCGTCGGCCCGGGCGAGATGATCAGGTCGCTCATCGAGAGTCTCACCATCGCCGACCTCCCCATCGTCATCGTCGAGGAGCAGAAGGAACGGGCAAAACACTTCCAGGAGATCTTCGGAAAGGAGGCGTGGGTGGTCAGGGGCGATTACACCGCGGCCTCCACCTGGAGGAATGCCTGCATCGAGGATGCCGACACCGTCGTCATCTGCGAACGCGAGGGCGTCGCCGCCTCGATCATCCTCGGGATCAGGGGGATGACGCGTGCGCGTATCGTCGCCGTCGTCGACAACCCGGCCTACGACCGGTACCTCAGGTACGCCGGGGCCGAGTACGTCCTCTCCCCGAAGAACACGGCAGGAAAGATCCTCGGGCGGCACGCGGCTGCATGGAGGCCGGGGGAGACGATCCTCGGGTCTTCCGGGGAGGGAGGCGAGGGGGCGGCAGGCCTCACCCTGGTCAGCATCCCGATCACCGCCGGGTCCCATGCCGCAGGGCGGACCCTCGCCGAACTGGCACTCCCGGAAAAATACAATGCTTCCGCACTCTTCTTCTGGAAAGGCGGGCGGTTCATTACTTTCCCCGGAGGGAGTGACAGGCTCGACGTCGCGACGATGCTCGTCCTCCTCGGCACGGCCGAGGAGGTCAGGCAGGCGTCGGAGGAGGTCTTTGCCGGGGAGGGAGACAGCGGCGAGTTCGTCATCATCGCGGGTCTCGGGGACGTCGGGAAGGCGGCAGGCCGCGAACTCGCCGCCGCAGGTACCCCCACAATCGTCATCGACAGAAAAGACCCGGCCGCAGACGTCGTCGGAAAGGCCGAAGACGAAGAGGTGCTGAAGAAGGCCCATATCGAGGACGCGACGACCTGCATCGTCGCCCTCAACAACGACGACACGAACATCTTCACCACCCTGATGGCCAGAAACCTCAACCCCGGGATCAGGATCCTTGCACGGGCAAATGAACCGGCGTCGGTGGACAAACTTTATCTTGCAGGCGCCGACTTTGTCACACTCCTCCCGACGATCGGGGGTCAGGCGATCGCCGGAGTCATCCTCTCGGAATCGGTGAGGATCCTCCTCGACCTCCCTGACGGGCAGAAGGTTGTCATGCGCCGGGCAATGAAGTGGACGCAGATCTCTGTCGGCCGGGTGGAAGGACGATGCGGCGTGCGGGTCGCCGGGATCGAGGGAGGAGGCAGGGCGGTCGTCGCGCCGGGAGCCGCCGAGGTGGTCAACCAGGGGGACGTCGTCATCGCCGTCGGCGACGCACAGGCGCTCAGGCGATTTATCAGGACGGTATAATATGGACTCCATAGAAATCCTCATACGCCAGTCGCGGGATACCCCTCTGGTCCAATGGAGGGACGGGTGGGTTCGCTGCCATCCCCATACTGTCCACCGGGGGACTACCTCGAAAACCTTACGGTTTTCTCGAACTCGCTATCGCTCGTTGCCCCCGAACTTAGGATTGACTCGGGAAGACAGAATTGAAAATACAGAGGAGGGAAAGTGCCATTCACCCCCTATCCTAATGGCAGGGGGGCGGCAGCCCCCCGGCACAGTCACTCCAGAAAAGGGATTTTACAGAGCCAGAGCAGGTGAAAATCATGGAAAAAGAGATTGGATGCGTAATGGAAGCGGTGGACCAGATGATCCGCCACGCGGTATGGAGCGCCGGGGCGAAAGGGATCGTCGTCGGCGTCAGCGGGGGCGTGGACTCAGGCGTGGCGGCGGCCTTCGCCGCCCGTGCAATCGGGCCCGAGCACGTCGTCGGGATCGCCCTCCCGAGTGCGGTGACGAGAGCCGAAGACCTGGTAGACGCCGCGGAACTCTGCCATTTCCTCGGGATAGAGCACCGGGTGATCTCGATCGAACCGGTGATGGAGGCCTACAGGCAGTACCCCGACCTCACCGCGACCCCGTACCTCACCGGCAACCTGATGGCGAGGACGAGGATGGCGATCCTCTATGCGGTCGCCAACAGGGAGGGCCTGATGGTCTGCGGCACCTCGAACAGGACCGAGTACCTCCTCGGCTACTCCACCAAACACGGCGACGCCGCCGCGGACATCCAGCCCATCCTCCACCTGTACAAGACTGAGGTCTTCGCGGTGGCAAGGGCAATGCACCTGCCGCAGCAGATCGTCGAAAAAGCGCCGTCAGCAGGCCTCTGGCCGGGCCAGACAGACGAAGGGGAACTCGGCGCCACCTATGTCGAGATCGACGCGGCCCTGCAGGCACTCGAAAAAAAAGGGTGGACAGACCCCGAAACCGGGACCGAGGAACTGGTTTTAAAAAGGGTCAGGGCGTCCGAGCACAAACGGTCCGCACCGCCAAATCTCGCAGGCACCCGGTGAACTCAGGGGTGTACTCTTCAGGGCTGTTGAGGTACCTGAGGCAGGACTCATGCCCGACAAGCGAGGAGAGCAGCGTCCCGTGCGCATTACAGAACTCCGGGACAGGTGCGGGCACAACCAGCCGCACCAGTGCCGCCTTGCTGTACCGCGGGTTCCTCACCAGTGACCCGTCAGCCATCTCATAATAGGCGGCGCCCCGCATCGCCACATACTGCGTATAGTCGCTTTCAAAGGCGTTCGAGACGATATTTGCAAGGGCGAGCGCGTCAGCCCCAGGGTTGATCGTCACATGGCCGTACCCGGGGGGGATCACCACGACGTCCCCTGCCACGGCCTCCACGAGCACGACATCAGAGGCGTCCCGCGTCTGGAGGAGGAAGTGCGCCTTGCCGGCCAGGACCTCATAGACCTCGGGATAGCCGGTGCCGGCAGGGTTTGCCGGGTGGAAGTGCCCTTTCGTCTTGACGAACTCAGGGCCGACATGACCCGCCGGGATCACCGTCATGTCGTATCTCA containing:
- a CDS encoding TrkA family potassium uptake protein codes for the protein MRRPGTLWRQVTAMPRARIILYLGLLASYLIVFTLIVRYVFPLWEGRALSWEEAALFVVETITTVGYGDLLPFQSGYTILLAILMIASGVFLIFMLIPLLLAPAISEHLRADPPGVLPSPLKSHVIIVGPGEMIRSLIESLTIADLPIVIVEEQKERAKHFQEIFGKEAWVVRGDYTAASTWRNACIEDADTVVICEREGVAASIILGIRGMTRARIVAVVDNPAYDRYLRYAGAEYVLSPKNTAGKILGRHAAAWRPGETILGSSGEGGEGAAGLTLVSIPITAGSHAAGRTLAELALPEKYNASALFFWKGGRFITFPGGSDRLDVATMLVLLGTAEEVRQASEEVFAGEGDSGEFVIIAGLGDVGKAAGRELAAAGTPTIVIDRKDPAADVVGKAEDEEVLKKAHIEDATTCIVALNNDDTNIFTTLMARNLNPGIRILARANEPASVDKLYLAGADFVTLLPTIGGQAIAGVILSESVRILLDLPDGQKVVMRRAMKWTQISVGRVEGRCGVRVAGIEGGGRAVVAPGAAEVVNQGDVVIAVGDAQALRRFIRTV
- a CDS encoding DUF460 domain-containing protein — protein: MKVFGVDVIKGSVRSRTQRPVYALVVLEDGTVVSTSQVTAFRLSRLVATEEPDILATDSVQELAPDQHALVAFMQTLPTQTLLVQVTGGERKETLQKVAARYNIVAEKTDPFAEAGAAARIAYLGGGAAVIAFENTTGITVSRHRSPGRGGWSQNRYVRKMHGAVREKAREVEGHLVAAGLRYEKSERLAFGGFSRVDFTVYAPRGEIPIRAYTGADAQVRVAGKKLDRIRYRPLTGKRKYLIVGIDPGTTTGIGAVDLDGDVVDLYSSRQMGTAEIIEHLTAVGKPLIVASDVTPMPDAVEKVRRAFNAIAYVPPQDRSVEGKLELTVGTGYA
- a CDS encoding glucose-6-phosphate isomerase family protein; protein product: MYSWDGPLPEAHVRTVADMAGVLAAPEAAGEDPGRPLYFMYRDLAKTPDDHSWLASHALRYDMTVIPAGHVGPEFVKTKGHFHPANPAGTGYPEVYEVLAGKAHFLLQTRDASDVVLVEAVAGDVVVIPPGYGHVTINPGADALALANIVSNAFESDYTQYVAMRGAAYYEMADGSLVRNPRYSKAALVRLVVPAPVPEFCNAHGTLLSSLVGHESCLRYLNSPEEYTPEFTGCLRDLAVRTVCARTP
- a CDS encoding NAD+ synthase; the encoded protein is MEKEIGCVMEAVDQMIRHAVWSAGAKGIVVGVSGGVDSGVAAAFAARAIGPEHVVGIALPSAVTRAEDLVDAAELCHFLGIEHRVISIEPVMEAYRQYPDLTATPYLTGNLMARTRMAILYAVANREGLMVCGTSNRTEYLLGYSTKHGDAAADIQPILHLYKTEVFAVARAMHLPQQIVEKAPSAGLWPGQTDEGELGATYVEIDAALQALEKKGWTDPETGTEELVLKRVRASEHKRSAPPNLAGTR
- a CDS encoding RIO1 family regulatory kinase/ATPase; translation: MSVSPERVRALHKYDLRVLLSLERLMQRYEWVPLDALKASTKLSDSELEYRLQRLIEWNLIRYDAVPYPGYALMFGGYDVIALRTLTQKGTVSALGSLIGVGKESEVYEGLGLGPVVLKIHHVGQQSFQAVRKERGYMPESGHCPWIFASACSAEQEFTALQKLSPEVSVPLPIDRSRHVVVMSQIMGVNLNRCTLDEPRLILDEILENVGRAYAKGFIHGDLSEYNVMVDESRVWIIDWPQWIATNHPNADTILRRDIENVLRFFKRKYRIDYPTEEAVRSVVR
- a CDS encoding tRNA(Ile)-lysidine synthase, whose translation is MKCSKCRRDAVIFQRYSGLRLCRDHFIADVEAKAKREIRRQRWLATGDVIAVLLRGDPASAALLGFLVKVFGGRPDISVLALVTDGGDDTARQAAGDLGVPCHEMTGGRDPETVAQNLGATKIAIGTVLDDIALDVLVTVLEGGADRLAGTRETGQSAIPRIAPFSAIPAEEVALYARLTLEHAAEAPAPAAGGLRDDTRALLDDYTGRHPATKFALKNLRDELAAICRDSGGVR